A window of Aestuariirhabdus haliotis contains these coding sequences:
- a CDS encoding LamG-like jellyroll fold domain-containing protein — protein sequence MSGALQSLNLQSVNEVPADGQFHHVVWQRDGAAVRLYVDGTEWALEEYSGKNQSGEWTQYVSGSGAGINTSHFQALVRSSTVYT from the coding sequence ATGAGCGGAGCGCTACAGTCGTTAAACCTACAGTCAGTCAATGAAGTACCTGCTGATGGACAATTTCATCATGTGGTTTGGCAAAGGGATGGTGCCGCAGTGCGGCTTTATGTTGATGGTACTGAATGGGCGTTAGAGGAATATAGTGGAAAAAACCAGTCGGGTGAGTGGACGCAGTATGTGAGCGGTTCAGGTGCCGGAATTAATACGAGTCACTTCCAGGCATTAGTGAGGTCGTCCACTGTGTACACCTAG